The DNA window ggtattatttaatcgataaattaatatttattaatttaaaaagtgtTCTATAAAAAACGTtattcatgaacttgaggtcatgattaatgattcctgtagacagtgaaattttattgataaatccatattaaattttgaattaatccataaattcatgatatattGGTCTAAGTTAAATTACTGGTTAATAAAGTCGGATTAATAATTAAGTCaaaatatatgacttaaataaagTCCAAATCACATTTGGATCAGTCCATTAAGTTGACAAGACGAGCCCAACTCGTGTTCTTCAAACCCAAGGACCAAAATTGTTTggacaaaaatacccctaaaaCCCTAGCTCAAGCCTATATAAAGAGGTCTTCATAAGACCAGaaaaaaggaggaagaaaagaagaagacacATAGAAATACATAGAGAATCCTTACTCTTCAGTGGTGATCTGCAAGTCTTCCGCATACAAAGAAGTCTTTGCTCCAAGTGTTGAGCCGCAAGTACAAAGAAGTCTTCACTCTAAAAGTTGAGCCGCAAGTATTCCATCAAATCAAGAACATCATTGAAGAGAAGAATCAGGGGATTACCTATcttttcttaaagattttataaagattgtaaccTTCGCATAAATTCAATTACAAATACTGTTGTTTGCTTGCTATTTTCCTTTCAGGTTTGCTGTATTTCAGTATTGAAACTTTAGACGCTTACAATTTCAGTTACCACAAAAAAATTGACGTCAATAACCTTTTGAATTATCCGGGGATGAAAGTGATACATGTTCAGAGGTCCATTACTTAGAAGAAATTATGGATGTCatcagaaaaaaaataatattgatgatgaagttaaagaatgaagatgatacaatacctTTGCAACCACTTAAGGATAAGTAAACACTGATCACatctaaaattatttacaaatttATAGTGCGTTCGAAAAAACAACATCAAAACTTTTTGacgcaataagaaaagttagagatgaacttcaactaaatttaaattttaacaaaaaaaacacaatagAATTATATTTACCAAATTgttttagatatatttgtacttttaaagaattattaatttataatattgatgagaccatatatttataatacagGGAGTacgtttgtaattttaaaatatatataactgacgaaaaagaaaatttcttaTGGCGGGCGGGCCAGGAGAAGCGGCGGAAGGTAGTGGTCCAAAGTGTTTCAATTAGCACCCAAATTAACCAGGAcctccaaatatatatattatattctttttttttttataaaagaagcACCACACCACACCACTCTTCCACTGTACTATTGTCACTCTCAAATCTCAATCAACCAAACAACAATGGCGTTTTCTTCATCCTCCATTTCGCCATGTTGTTCATCTAAATTCTCTTCAAATTCCTACTTACCAGACACGTATTTGAAGGCAAGGGTGAAGAAAATCGATGCTTTTAACAACAACACACATACATTTCCACTCCTGCAATGCTATCCTTTTCTCAAGTAATTTTTTCGATTTCTCGATCTCTCTCTGTAATGTACTATTTATgttctgcatttttttttcctgtATGTGTTCTCTTTCACATTATTATGAGTTAACATGCAGTTTCTTCCACTATAATTTCTCAAACATTTCCTACATaggtttattatttttaatttttagcttCCTTTGTATTTCTGAGGCCATTGATGTCCTTGTCGACTTTGCCTTCACCTTGATAGAGTTCTAGTGTGGATTGGGAAGCTTTTGAATCTCGGTCAAAATATTGACCCACTGAAATCGTGATTTCTCAGGTTTAAACCCCTGCCTAGTACCTGTGTTGGTAGGAGTTAGCAGGTACCCATGGAATTAGTCCAGTGAGCTGCATGGACAATTTTTTAACTAGcatttggccatagattttgaaaatttatttcaaatatccgtttgaccatcaaaatttgatggattttcaaatattttcaaggGCTTGTTTTTGGGATTTCCACttacaaaacttcaatttttccCCAACTAAAATGCTGTACAAGTACAAAGGCAACTTCAAATTCCAAAAATTacaacttcaaaaactcaaattttccaaATGGGAGCTTAAACTTGTATATGGAATTATTGCTATATGAAGTGCTCTATATTTTCAtctaattaaaagttaaaattgtttaaaaaattgtactatatgttttatacaacaagttaaaacgaagatttgttGTCTCAAGTTTCAACAGTTATCTAATTAAGATATCTAAGGCATGACTCATGAGAATGTACATCTTATATCCTAATTCCATGTTCTCTTTTTGTGATTGTACAAAAGATTTGGCCACTGACTAAAAACCAAGATTTTACTTGAGCATATTATTGAGTTCTGCATCAAATGCTTTCCTGATAGATGTTACACAGTCCTTATTAAATGAGATAATCACACGATTCAACAGTAATAGGTATCCACGGTATCATTACTATGTTTTACTTTTCCCTTTGAGCAATTTTTTCTAGCTTAATGTTTCTATTCTGCTAAAGCCTATCtttgttttaatgatttttagttCAAAATGGGAAAGAGGAGAGTTGTTTAAGTTCGGGATAAGGGCAGCTGTTACAACTGAAGGTTAATCTACGTTGAAACCTTAAGTATCATCCTATAtgattttattcagtttttgaTTTTCCATTCTTCTCCCATTTGATGTTTTGGCAGAATACTTATTGGATGGAGCTACAGAAAATATTCAGCTCCTTAAAGGTGACAGCTGGTCTGTTCATAAATTTGGTGGTACATGTGTGGGGAACTCTGAAAGAATTCGCAACGTTGCTGATGTTATAATTCAGGACCAATCAGAAGGAAAGTTGGTGGTTGTGTCTGCAATGTCAAAGGTCACAGATATGATGTATGATCTGATTTACAAGGCCCAGTCACGAGATGAGTCGTACCTAACCGCATTAGATGCTGTTCTAGAAAAACACAAATTAACTGCTATGGATCTACTTGATGGCGATGAGCTTGCTAGTTTCTTATCTCGTATTCATCATGACATCAACAACCTAAAAGCCATGCTCCGTGCAATATACATTGGTAGATTGTGCTTTCCCTCTTTACTTGCTGAATGTCTCAAAGAAACACTTGTCAGAACCTCTATGTTCGTAATTATGgaaaaaataataggaaaagAACTTTTCAAACTTGGACTACTCTTGGCAGTTCCATTGTCagataattgtaattttttgtggAATActaaaaatgaaggaaaattcTTTTAGAGTATTTTGAATTGTCGTTTTGCTCCACCACTTAGCGTCCCTGTAAAAAGAACATCAAATTGTAGAAATGTGTggccatctcatctaaaagcttaagatGTTAGAGAGATcacactttttttatttaattgtattttcaaCATGCCCCTCACGTGCGCTCTGACaccatgttgaagtgtgtgaccatctcatctaaaagcttaagttgttagagagggtacacttttattatttaattgtattctcAACACAAATAGTGCAATACGGTCTTTGCTTCATGCTGTGGTAATTGTCAGAGTCATGAGGCTGAGGTTGGCATAATGGTCATTTTCGatctttttttttagtagaaCTGAATTGTTTCCAAGCTAAAGTTTCTTCATTTGACCATATTTTTCCTGAAGTATCTGATTTTGAACCAAACCTGCTACTTTTGCTTTCAACTGACACAATAGCTTATTTGTATTGTAGCTGGTCATGCAACAGAATCTTTCACGGATTTTGTTGCTGGGCATGGGGAGTTATGGTCTGCTCAGTTGCTGGCATCTGTTGTCAGAATGGTGATTCTCGCATATGATCTTTTCCGGTCTTTAGAACGCTCCTCGTATCTTCTAGTTATGTAAACTAAAATTTTGTTCACACATTTAtgaatttttctcaaattcctATATTTGCAGAGTGGTGTAGAGTGTAAATGGATGGACACAAGAGAGGTGCTTGTTGTGAACCCCATGAGCTCTAATCAAGTTGATCCAGATTATCTCAAGTCAGGGGAATTGCTTGAGAAATGGTACTCTAAGAATCCATCCATGACTATCATTGCAACTGGTTTTATAGCTAGCACTCCCCAAGACATTCCTACCACTTTGAAAAGAGATGGAAGTGATTTCTCTGCAGCTATCATGGGGGCACTGTTTAAAGCACGTCAAGTCACGATTTGGACAGATGTTGATGGTGTCTATAGTGCTGATCCAAGAAAAGGTTTATCCTCACTCATTGCATGCTTTGCTCAATCTGAAACATATGAAGACCTTTCTCTAGCGAAATTTTGTATCAAGCATCATTGTTCTCTATTAGTTGCTCATATATtcccttttttatttaaaatcaatGATGAAATTCCATTATGAAGTTAAGATCAACTAAAGGGTACTTCATCTGCAGTAAGTGAGGCAGTAATACTGGAGAGACTATCTTATCAAGAGGCATGGGAAATGGTGATGTCGTGATTCTATGTGGTTTCTAAAGTTAATAAGAGCTGTCAAGGcattttctaatataaaatttCTCATCTTTTTGCAGTCATATTTTGGTGCCAATGTCTTACATCCACGGACAATTGTTCCAGTTATGCAATATGACATTCCGATCATAATAAAAAACATCTTTAACCTTGCTGCACCTGGAACAAGGATCTGCCGATCTACTGATAATGAATTTGAAGATGGACAGATATCAGAATCCCCCGTCAAAGGATTTGCCACGATTGACAAATTAGCTCTAGTGAATGTTGAGGGGTAGGACCAATAGTTTATTTGCCAAAAAGAATTGTTGGGTGTTAGGACTGCACTGCATCCAGTCATACTGTACATCTATTTACAAATTTCTTTTCTTACGCAAAGTCAATTACTTTCTGCAGAACCGGAATGACTGGTGTTCCTGGTACAGCTAGTGACATTTTTGGTACAGTAAAAAGTGTTGGTGCTAACGTAATCATGATATCACAGGTATGTTTATTCTTTGATTTCGGGTTAAGCTTATGATTGACAAACTAGCTCTAGTGAGTGTTGATGCTTATAACTTCATGAAATTAATCGAGTGCTACAATACAGGCTAGTAGTGAGCATTCAATCTGCTTTGCGGTGCCTGAAAAAGAAGTGAAAGCTGTTGCTGATGCTTTAGAGTCTAGGTTTGGTCAGGCTCTGAGTTCCGGGCGCCTTTCTCAGGTATTCTGCCTTTTTCGATTCAATTTCTGAAGTTAAACACAGTTGTGGATCAGCATaagtaaaaagggaaaaagcaGGAACAATGCTCCACTATACCTGTTATCGTataaattgtttcttttagGCGTTGTATAAGTTCAGAATGACAAACAGAAGAATCCATAATGATAACTATGTCACAAATCTTGAACACTTCTTTTGGAGGAGATAACCTCATTGCTTAAGGGCATAGAGTGACGATGGGTTTGCAAAATGTAACTCAGAGTCATAGGGATCATGAATTCCACAATAAAGTTATTATGGTGCTAACTATAAcagaaagaggagaaaaatgtTTAGTGTGGGGTTGAGCATTGCATTTATGTCCACTCATAATGTGGAACAACTGTGGGAGTTTTTCCTCTCattgttccaaaaaaaaattaggttgaCTAGCAGATCTGAAAAGACTGCTTCTGGGTTTGTAGGTTCTCGTTTTTCCAACTTAAAACTTGAGAAGCCCAATCAAGCAAGCTTAACTGCTTAAGAATTAGTAAAGTAAAGCCGTAAAAGCTAGTGGTCTCTAGATGCACAAAAGATGGGAAGGAGAACTGGATCAACAACTTTCAGGGTGCTCATGAGCAGTGCTGTAATCATTAACTCTGCTTGATGCTAATTTCTTTTCTAAAAGTTATGGGTATTGAATTCATGATGATCAGGCAATTGAAATCATGAAGCATATTGAAACTTAGAATAGCCAAAAAGAGAAGTGTAGGAAAAGTCTGGTAATCACTTTCAGCTCCTGTAGACATCTCAGAAATGAACACGTACTGCAACTGCTACATTTTGTAGGGGGTAATTCTAATTGACTAAAAATATCACCAGCACATGTCAACACTCAGTAGGTATTTCCgtctaaaaatattatacaaaGTAAAGCTAACCTGAGAGGAAACAATCTTGCACATAAAACTGCTTCACACAACCTTCCTCTGTTAAAATAAGAGCTTAGATAAATAAGGAAAATCAGCACACTTTCCAGAAATTCGTTAGATTTGAAAATTCTTATCCTGTTATGAGATGGTATAGagtttttatgaaatttgaacTTGGTTTTTGAAGCAGTCATGTGCTTCTTTCTATGTTCTTAACAAAAGTTAGTTGTGGGATTTCGGGTACCATTAATCTGAATTTGAATATTATATGAAGCTAATGCTTTctgcttttatttttttgtcactTAACTTGGTATGCAACATTATTTTCATCTACCTGATTAAAGACTTCTTTAAGCAACCTGATAAATTTCAATTCTTCTCCAGATTTCAGTGATTCCAGGCTGTAGTATTTTGGCTGCTGTTGGTCAGAGAATGGCAAGCTCTTCTGGAGTTAGTGCTACATTTTTCAGTGCACTTGCAAAGGTTTGGTATTTCCGAtccttttaaataataatagagaACATTTATGTGAATGTATATAGGTGTGTCTTGTGTAGAGTTAACTGGTAATTTTTCTATTCCAATGAGTTAACTGATATTCTTTAAACCCTATTAAATTGAAAAACTGCTTGTATTTGACCATTTTTGGATATATCTTGTGTAGATTTAATATTCTCCTGATTTTCGTCTATAGTTTATccatttcaagaaaataaaataaaatatcatctatagTTTATTTTGCAACTGTCATGAGCCCTTACATGCATTCATATGCAATTCTCTAACTACCATATCGATCAATCAACTACTACTCAATCCCAAAGTAGTTGAGCTCCGCTATACTAATCCCATTGTATCCACTCCACTGTATACGGGCCCATTATATTTGTAACCTTCATCTTTGATTCATGATATCATGACTACTTTAACACGGTGTGTCAACCTACTGCAAGTCTCCTCCTTTATGCCGACTTGGTACTGGCTATGTGAAGCTCACTTAATTATAATCTATCTACCATACTGTTCTTGGTATTACGTAATATAATCTACAGTTTATATGAGCTTTGAACTTGGCTTTGATTGCTGTCTGCTTTTGGCAACTGTGTTGCTTTCCATAAAAACGATGCCATGACAACAGTCAAGCAAGAGTTATATAAGATGATCACCGTAAGGAGTTGAATTTCATATGATCTTTAATGTTTAACATTTTATTTAagtcatattttattttgcagGCAAATATCAATATTCGTGCTATAGCTCAAGGTTGCTCAGAGTACAATGTAACAGTAGTTGTTAAGCAAGAAGACTGTGTGAGGGCTTTACGTGCTGTGCACTCAAGATTCTATTTGACAAGAACTGCTATTGCTGTGGGCATTGTTGGACCTGGGTTGATAGGGGGTACATTGCTTGACCAGCTCAAGGATCAGGtctttcaattcaagttcatgcTAATTAGTTATTTTGTATCCTACAGGCAACAACTATTGAAGTCaatatatgttttcttcaaTTGAAAATCATTCTTTCGCCTATTAATGCCCATGATTTAAAGGCAGTAGAGACTTTTATAACATCTTTTCTTTCACCTATTAATGTTAATGATCATTTAAAGGCAGTAGAGACTTTTATAacatcttttcttttcattgGCAGTCAGCCATCTTAAAGGAAAAATTCAACATTGACTTGCGCGTGATGGGTATAATTGGACAAGACTCAATGCTATTAAGCGACTCGTAAGTCTTGAAAATCCATCTTTCCTTCTTTGGCCCTGAGATTTTTTGATTGTCTTTTTCTGTTTAGAATAAAGGAAtctgaattaaaaaaatgaagtgcAAAAAGGCAGAAAGATTTCTAAAATTGTTATTCTAATGGATAAACAGAACAAGATATTTTCTAACTATTTGAATTTTTCGACTAATTGCAGAGatacttatttttctttcaattgaaTTACTTTCTTTATCACTTTGGTAAACGATGAAGTTTGCATAGCAAATACAAAATCTTAACTGCTCAATTGCAGTTACCCATCCCAGAAGAATATATTATGTTTTTGCCTTTGGATGACATGTTTCCAACCTTGTTCAGGGTGCTGATCGCtcagaaatgaaaaatgaactTTTATTAGTCAAACTTAGGGAACCATATGTCCTCTTATTTCTCCCTTCATCTTGTCTTTTGGTTAGTATGAAGATTAATAATAGAATATTTGATTACTTTTTTATTAGATATACCTTTATGTTGATAGATTAAATGAACAAATTCAGGTGGCTGTTGGATTAAATTAGCACGAAgatgaaagaaaatatatatttagattaCACAAATTGTCAAGTAGCTTTTACCTTTATAGACAGGGATCAGTCTTCTTGGAGCGGAAACAGGATATTTagtaatagaaataggaatGGAAGGGGTACTTGCTAATTGGGAACTTTTGATTAGAGCTTCTTTTGTAAAATTAATAGTTGCATTTATGTAGAATAATAAATGAGCAACTGCTAACCtgacaaagaaaaaaagttctCCTAAAGGTTTCATCAAAGCTAGAGTTCTAAAATATTTGCCAACTTAGTGCTTACTTTGTGGTTCATATAAAGAAGCCTGGAGTATCTGTTGCTTGGttcttgaattttttggtgagttgacttataattcattttttgctaCTTCAAATGGTGTAGTCTTAGCTAGAAATGTGCTATTAGATATGAGTGTACATTTATTCCCTCTCTTCCCGTCCTTTAAGCTGATCTCATGCTTTCTTCGTTTATAACTTTATATAgctttttacatttttagttTCAATGTGACCAAGGAACTTCCAAGTTTTTTTATGTTACTGATATTCCAAAGTCACAGGTTTCCTCAGTGTCAATCTCTGTGTGTCATGGTAGATCTTTAATAAgattgaaaaattaaagtttacAAGGAATTTAACATCTTCTCTCTCCTTCTACTTATTTTTCACTATTACCTATTTAATATTCATTACGTCTTTCTTGCTATTGGTTAACTTGCTGGTTCAAAAAAGATACAAAGCCTTTCCAGCTGGTCACTGCTGCTTTCTGTCAGTAAATATTATTGAACTGTCTTCAGGGGTTGTGATGACAAGACGTTCTTTTCAATGTTGATAGGGGTATTGATTTGTCGAAGTGGAAAGAGCTGCGAAGTCAAAAAGGAGAAACGGCTGACTTGAATAAGTTTGTTCAACGCGTGAGTGAAAATTATTTCATCCCAAATAGTGTTCTAGTGGATTGCACTGCAGACTCTCATATCGCAAGCCATTACTATGACTGGTTACATAGAGGAATCCATGTGGTCACCCCAAATAAAAAGGCTAATTCAGGACCACTTGACCGGGTAACTAAGTACTTTCATGTTTGATTTCCTTTCCTCTTAAAAGTGCTTAACCTCGCGAACTTTATGGAAATAGCGCTTTGATCCACTATGTCAATAATCAAGTTTTCTGCCCtttgtaattatatttttctttacgCTGTCTTTCCATTATGAAAGATGAGAAAAGATAAAGTCCTTGTAAAACTACTGTTGTTATCTCTATTTGAAAAATACCGCAAGACAAAACCAGCGAGTAAACGGTAATTATAGCTGGAAGAGGAAGCTTCTcatactttttattttgtattttccttCTATTGCTTCCAGTACTTGAAGCTGAGAGATCTACAACGACAATCATATACACATTACTTCTATGAAGCTACTGTTGGAGCTGGACTACCAATCATTAGCACCTTACGTGGTCTTCTTGAAACTGGGGACAAGATTTTGCGGATTGAGGGTATTTTTAGGTTGGTATGAATGAGATTATTCATTTTATGGGATTCAGATGAAATTCATCTTATCCTAAATTGTGGATTGTTATAATGAAGCTATCCTTGTCTTAGCTACAAGAAGCACCATTTGAGTGCAAAACTTCTCTATTTAATCTGATTCCTTTTTCATTTCCatgcattttttcttttcttttctttttgtggcAGTGGAACTCTGAGTTACATATTTAATAACTTTATGGGGACAAAAGCTTTTAGCCAAGTGGTGAAGGAGGCGAAAGTGGCTGGTTATACTGAGCCAGATCCAAGGGATGACCTATCTGGAACAGATGTTGCCAGAAAGGTATTGGCTGATAGGTTTTGGATGTTTACAGTTACTGTTATGAAGTGTAACCTAATGCAAGatctcattctttttctttttgttcaatGCTTGATGAAATTTCCAACCACAACTTAGTGTTGCAAAAACGATATCTGTCAATTTACTTCTATACTGATCCCACCTTGTTGTGGTTTTTCAGTTGTGCTGATTTCCCTTTCCTCCTTACAAATAAAGACcaagttttatttttgagtttacCCATGGCTTGATGATTTTGATGTGCAAAACCTTCCCTGTTCCAGGTGATAATTCTCGCTAGAGAAAGTGGATTAAACCTAGAGCTTTCAGATATCCCTGTTCAGAGCCTTGTGCCAGAACCTTTAAGGGTGAGTGCTTAGCTTATATCCATGCAACATTAATTGGCAAGGCATATTTGTTCTCTATGAAGTGATATTTTCTGGATTTCTCAGGCTACAGCATCTGCCGAGGACTTTTTGCTGGACCTGCCAAAATTTGATCATGAGTTGTCTAAACAGAGGCAGGAGGCTGAAGATGAAGAGGAGGTGAGTACTCTGAACTTGTAGAATTGAGCCTCGAGTATTCTGTT is part of the Solanum stenotomum isolate F172 chromosome 8, ASM1918654v1, whole genome shotgun sequence genome and encodes:
- the LOC125874542 gene encoding bifunctional aspartokinase/homoserine dehydrogenase 1, chloroplastic-like; amino-acid sequence: MAFSSSSISPCCSSKFSSNSYLPDTYLKARVKKIDAFNNNTHTFPLLQCYPFLNSKWERGELFKFGIRAAVTTEEYLLDGATENIQLLKGDSWSVHKFGGTCVGNSERIRNVADVIIQDQSEGKLVVVSAMSKVTDMMYDLIYKAQSRDESYLTALDAVLEKHKLTAMDLLDGDELASFLSRIHHDINNLKAMLRAIYIAGHATESFTDFVAGHGELWSAQLLASVVRMSGVECKWMDTREVLVVNPMSSNQVDPDYLKSGELLEKWYSKNPSMTIIATGFIASTPQDIPTTLKRDGSDFSAAIMGALFKARQVTIWTDVDGVYSADPRKVSEAVILERLSYQEAWEMSYFGANVLHPRTIVPVMQYDIPIIIKNIFNLAAPGTRICRSTDNEFEDGQISESPVKGFATIDKLALVNVEGTGMTGVPGTASDIFGTVKSVGANVIMISQASSEHSICFAVPEKEVKAVADALESRFGQALSSGRLSQISVIPGCSILAAVGQRMASSSGVSATFFSALAKANINIRAIAQGCSEYNVTVVVKQEDCVRALRAVHSRFYLTRTAIAVGIVGPGLIGGTLLDQLKDQSAILKEKFNIDLRVMGIIGQDSMLLSDSGIDLSKWKELRSQKGETADLNKFVQRVSENYFIPNSVLVDCTADSHIASHYYDWLHRGIHVVTPNKKANSGPLDRYLKLRDLQRQSYTHYFYEATVGAGLPIISTLRGLLETGDKILRIEGIFSGTLSYIFNNFMGTKAFSQVVKEAKVAGYTEPDPRDDLSGTDVARKVIILARESGLNLELSDIPVQSLVPEPLRATASAEDFLLDLPKFDHELSKQRQEAEDEEEVLRYVGVVDVVNGKGAVELRRYNKDHPFAQLSGSDNIIAFTTERYCKQPLIVRGPGAGAEVTAGGIFSDILRLASYLGAPS